In one Streptomyces sp. T12 genomic region, the following are encoded:
- a CDS encoding DUF2092 domain-containing protein — protein sequence MAPYASDDSTTAAEVDDLRAGRRKAARYVVPVAVVGVAVATIGLVPAIADSGDPDLPEITAQQLIEKIAQSDVQQLSGTFKITTDLGLPDLGGLESSFASGAMGSGSGDGSSADPSAKLTELASGTHTLRVALDGEDKQKLSLLENASEYSLIHNGKDIWGYDSKSNEVFHGTADEPQAGKDKQGRPEEVPATPKDLTEEALKAVDDTTSVTVDGTAHVAGRDAYRLLIKPKQSGTTVGAITVAVDAKTGMPLKFTLTPSSGGAAVIDAGFTQVSFAKPAASTFDFTPPKGARVTEEGELEGAAPEQGGTHGGTKSEDEFGKELEKEFGGAKPGGEPGKAAEGGPEVIGEGWNSVAVFDTGGEGVPSGAEVGGDMGGFLDSLGDKVTGKFGSGTVFKTRLINALITDDGKVYVGAVDKDALVKAADSAK from the coding sequence ATGGCACCGTATGCATCGGACGACAGTACGACCGCCGCGGAGGTCGACGACCTGCGCGCCGGGCGGCGCAAGGCCGCGCGGTACGTCGTCCCGGTCGCGGTCGTGGGAGTCGCGGTGGCGACCATCGGGCTCGTCCCGGCGATCGCCGACTCGGGCGACCCGGACCTGCCGGAGATCACCGCGCAGCAACTCATCGAGAAGATCGCCCAGTCGGACGTACAGCAGTTGTCCGGCACCTTCAAGATCACCACCGATCTGGGCCTGCCCGACCTCGGCGGCCTGGAGTCGAGCTTCGCATCCGGCGCCATGGGCTCGGGGTCGGGCGACGGATCGTCCGCCGACCCGTCCGCCAAGCTCACCGAGCTCGCGTCCGGCACGCACACCCTGCGCGTTGCCCTCGACGGCGAGGACAAGCAGAAGCTGTCCCTGCTGGAGAACGCCTCCGAGTACAGCCTTATCCACAACGGCAAGGACATCTGGGGCTACGACAGCAAGTCGAACGAGGTCTTCCACGGCACCGCCGACGAGCCCCAGGCCGGGAAGGACAAGCAGGGCAGGCCCGAAGAGGTGCCCGCCACTCCCAAGGACCTCACCGAGGAAGCCCTCAAGGCGGTGGACGACACCACGTCCGTCACCGTCGACGGCACCGCGCACGTCGCGGGCCGGGACGCGTACCGGCTGCTCATCAAGCCGAAGCAGTCCGGGACCACGGTCGGCGCGATCACCGTGGCCGTGGACGCCAAGACCGGCATGCCGCTGAAGTTCACGCTGACCCCGTCCAGCGGCGGCGCGGCCGTGATCGACGCGGGCTTCACCCAGGTCAGCTTCGCCAAGCCGGCCGCCTCCACCTTCGACTTCACCCCGCCCAAGGGCGCGAGGGTCACCGAGGAGGGTGAGCTGGAAGGGGCGGCTCCGGAGCAGGGCGGCACGCACGGCGGCACCAAGTCCGAGGACGAGTTCGGCAAGGAGCTCGAGAAGGAGTTCGGTGGCGCGAAGCCCGGGGGCGAGCCGGGCAAGGCGGCCGAGGGCGGTCCCGAGGTCATAGGCGAGGGCTGGAATTCCGTGGCCGTCTTCGACACCGGCGGCGAGGGCGTTCCCTCCGGCGCCGAGGTCGGCGGCGACATGGGCGGCTTCCTCGACTCCCTGGGCGACAAGGTCACCGGCAAGTTCGGCTCGGGCACGGTCTTCAAGACCCGCCTGATCAACGCCCTGATCACGGACGACGGCAAGGTCTACGTGGGCGCGGTCGACAAGGACGCGCTCGTGAAGGCGGCCGACTCGGCGAAGTAG
- a CDS encoding ABC transporter ATP-binding protein: MEELPAAEADGADQADQADRADGVDQADRVDQGDDVGAVIATRALTKRYRGGQLAVDGLDLTVPAGSVFGFLGPNGSGKTTTIRMLMGLIEPTSGTARVLGQPMPRSARAVLPHVGALIEGPALYGFLSGRDNLIRYDAADPTADPRTRRTRVAAALDRVGLTAAGSKKAKAYSLGMKQRLGLAAALLQPRRLLVLDEPTNGLDPQGMREIRSLIRELASDGTTVFLSSHLLDEIEQVCTHAAVMAQGRLITQGAVAELAAGMRGRLVVTTPDTGDAARVLKEQGAGDVVITDDRVTAEPPDRDLADVNAALVTAGVRVRGFGVERASLEDAFVALTGEGFDVAG; encoded by the coding sequence ATGGAGGAACTGCCCGCCGCGGAAGCCGACGGGGCCGATCAGGCCGATCAGGCCGACCGGGCCGACGGGGTCGATCAGGCCGACCGGGTCGACCAGGGCGACGACGTCGGTGCGGTGATCGCCACCCGTGCGCTCACCAAGCGCTACCGCGGCGGGCAGCTCGCCGTGGACGGTCTCGATCTGACCGTCCCGGCGGGCAGCGTCTTCGGGTTCCTCGGCCCGAACGGCTCGGGCAAGACCACCACCATCCGCATGCTGATGGGCCTCATCGAGCCCACCTCCGGCACAGCGCGCGTGCTCGGGCAGCCCATGCCCCGCTCCGCGCGCGCCGTACTGCCGCACGTCGGCGCGCTCATCGAAGGGCCCGCCCTGTACGGCTTCCTGTCCGGCCGCGACAACCTCATCCGCTACGACGCCGCCGACCCGACCGCCGATCCGCGCACCCGGCGCACCCGCGTCGCGGCCGCGCTGGACCGGGTGGGGCTGACGGCCGCCGGCAGCAAGAAGGCCAAGGCGTACTCGCTCGGCATGAAGCAGCGGCTGGGGCTCGCGGCCGCGCTGCTCCAGCCGCGCCGGCTCCTCGTCCTCGACGAGCCGACCAACGGCCTCGATCCACAGGGGATGCGGGAAATACGCTCCTTGATCAGGGAGTTGGCGTCCGACGGCACGACCGTCTTCCTCTCCTCCCACCTCCTCGACGAGATCGAGCAGGTCTGCACGCATGCGGCGGTGATGGCGCAGGGCCGGCTGATCACCCAGGGCGCGGTGGCGGAGCTGGCGGCCGGGATGCGCGGCCGGCTCGTCGTGACGACGCCCGACACCGGGGACGCGGCCCGGGTGCTGAAGGAGCAGGGCGCCGGTGACGTCGTCATCACCGACGACCGGGTGACCGCCGAACCTCCGGACCGTGATCTCGCCGACGTCAACGCGGCGTTGGTGACCGCCGGAGTGCGGGTGCGTGGCTTCGGTGTCGAACGGGCCTCGCTGGAGGACGCGTTCGTGGCACTCACGGGGGAGGGGTTCGATGTCGCAGGCTGA
- a CDS encoding ABC transporter permease has product MSQAEVVRQVGEIEGARKASPLWTFGLLRSELLTTFRRWRTLALLAVLAAVPILVGIAVKIETSDGGAGGPGGGGGGPAFISQITNNGLFLVFTALAATLPFFLPMAIGVIAGDAIAGEANAGTLRYLLVAPAGRSRLLLTKYATTMAFCLVATLVVALSALAVGALLFPLGDLTTISGTRISFAEGLGRALLIALVVAASLIGVAALGLFVSTLTNSGIAAMATTVGLLITVQILDQIPQLHAIQPYFFSHYWLSFADLMRDPVYWDDLVKNLGIQALYAAVFGSAAWARFTAKDVTT; this is encoded by the coding sequence ATGTCGCAGGCTGAAGTCGTCCGACAGGTCGGCGAGATCGAAGGCGCCCGAAAGGCCAGTCCGCTGTGGACCTTCGGTCTCCTGCGCAGCGAACTGCTCACCACCTTCCGGCGCTGGCGCACGCTCGCGCTGCTCGCCGTCCTGGCCGCCGTACCGATCCTGGTCGGGATCGCCGTGAAGATCGAGACGAGCGACGGCGGGGCCGGCGGCCCCGGTGGCGGTGGCGGCGGCCCCGCGTTCATCTCGCAGATCACCAACAACGGCCTGTTCCTGGTCTTCACCGCACTGGCCGCGACGCTCCCGTTCTTCCTGCCGATGGCGATCGGCGTCATCGCGGGCGACGCGATAGCGGGCGAGGCCAACGCCGGCACCCTGCGCTATCTCCTCGTCGCCCCCGCCGGCCGCTCGCGCCTGCTCCTCACCAAGTACGCGACCACGATGGCCTTCTGCCTGGTGGCCACCCTCGTGGTCGCGCTCTCGGCCCTCGCGGTCGGGGCGTTGCTCTTCCCCCTCGGCGATCTGACGACCATCTCCGGCACACGGATCAGCTTCGCCGAAGGCCTGGGCCGCGCCCTGCTGATCGCCTTGGTCGTCGCCGCGTCACTCATAGGCGTGGCGGCCCTCGGCCTGTTCGTCTCGACGCTGACCAACAGCGGTATCGCGGCGATGGCGACGACCGTCGGCCTGCTGATCACCGTCCAGATCCTCGACCAGATCCCCCAGCTGCACGCGATCCAGCCGTACTTCTTCTCCCACTACTGGCTGTCGTTCGCCGACCTCATGCGCGACCCCGTCTACTGGGACGACCTGGTCAAGAACCTCGGCATCCAGGCCCTGTACGCGGCGGTGTTCGGCTCGGCGGCGTGGGCGCGGTTCACGGCGAAGGACGTCACAACCTGA
- a CDS encoding flavodoxin family protein: MTRRFLFVLGSSRTEGNTELLARAAAEQLPESVEQQWISLAEHPLPDFVDLRRDSDHVRPPSGSTLSLLLDATLAATDIVIASPLYWYSVSGLTKRYLDYWSGWLRTPGIDFKATLAGRTLWGVTALAHPETEVADPLVGTLNNSAAYMGMRFGGVLFGNGSRRGDVLNDTEALARAKTFFAQEAPLARYPYEAD, from the coding sequence ATGACCCGCCGCTTCCTGTTCGTCCTGGGCAGCAGCCGCACCGAGGGCAACACCGAGCTGCTGGCCCGCGCGGCCGCCGAGCAGTTGCCGGAGAGCGTCGAGCAGCAGTGGATCAGTCTCGCCGAGCACCCGCTGCCGGACTTCGTGGACCTGCGGCGCGACAGCGACCATGTGCGCCCTCCCTCGGGAAGCACGCTCTCGCTGCTGCTGGACGCCACGCTCGCCGCCACCGACATCGTGATCGCCTCGCCGTTGTACTGGTACTCGGTGTCCGGTCTCACCAAGCGCTACCTGGACTACTGGTCGGGCTGGCTGCGCACCCCCGGCATCGACTTCAAGGCGACGCTGGCCGGGCGCACCCTCTGGGGCGTCACCGCGCTCGCGCACCCGGAGACCGAGGTGGCCGACCCGCTCGTCGGCACGCTCAACAACTCGGCCGCGTACATGGGGATGCGCTTCGGCGGCGTCCTGTTCGGCAACGGCAGCCGGCGCGGCGACGTACTGAACGACACCGAGGCGCTGGCGCGCGCCAAGACGTTCTTCGCGCAGGAGGCGCCGCTCGCCCGGTACCCCTACGAGGCCGACTGA
- a CDS encoding amidase, whose amino-acid sequence MEIASAVRSRTLRAVDVVAAALDRIERADPVLCAFIEVWGEEALQRAREVDARVGAGERLPLAGVPIGVKGRRGLRTAGPLLAAGCVAVGATSVPGPGTPWQTWGLGRYGRTVNPWRHDRTPGGSSAGSAAAVAAGLVPLATGSDGAGSVRIPAAWCGVVGLKVGNGRLPSADRTGLMAPGALARSAEDVAAYWAVVSGAERRAVQGNGTDTATDTDTGTGTGTGTGTYTDGLPGEYDPPAAVWSPDLGFASPDPDIVAVAHSAALRLAEAGAIRLVRPPAPLRLDDPGPAWLALRTPSADPTPTPTPALAHRIRAANDRRLATLFSGARLLLTPTAPTPPHGHEGPGERYSTALTWAFNLSGHPAISIPAGFGPDGCPVGLQVVAAHGREGVLLDVARAAEAYDRGGG is encoded by the coding sequence GTGGAGATCGCCTCTGCCGTACGCTCGCGGACCCTCCGTGCCGTCGATGTCGTCGCAGCGGCACTCGACCGGATCGAGCGGGCCGACCCCGTCCTGTGCGCCTTCATCGAGGTGTGGGGCGAAGAGGCGCTTCAGCGGGCCCGCGAGGTGGACGCACGGGTCGGCGCGGGTGAGCGGCTGCCGCTGGCCGGCGTGCCGATCGGGGTCAAGGGGCGCCGTGGGCTGCGGACGGCGGGTCCGCTGCTCGCGGCGGGGTGTGTGGCGGTGGGCGCGACATCCGTGCCGGGGCCGGGAACTCCCTGGCAGACCTGGGGACTCGGCCGGTACGGCCGTACGGTCAACCCCTGGCGGCACGACCGTACGCCGGGCGGCTCCTCCGCCGGTTCCGCGGCGGCGGTGGCGGCGGGGCTGGTTCCCCTCGCGACCGGGAGCGACGGGGCCGGGTCGGTGCGGATTCCGGCGGCGTGGTGCGGGGTCGTCGGACTGAAGGTCGGCAACGGACGGTTGCCGTCGGCCGACCGTACGGGGCTCATGGCGCCGGGGGCGCTGGCGCGGTCCGCGGAGGATGTGGCGGCGTACTGGGCAGTCGTGTCGGGGGCAGAACGGCGAGCGGTGCAGGGGAACGGGACGGACACGGCCACAGACACGGATACGGGCACGGGCACGGGCACGGGCACGGGCACGTACACGGACGGGCTACCCGGCGAGTACGACCCCCCGGCCGCCGTATGGTCCCCCGACCTCGGCTTCGCCTCCCCCGACCCGGACATCGTCGCCGTCGCTCACTCCGCGGCCCTACGGCTCGCCGAGGCCGGTGCGATACGGCTCGTCCGCCCACCGGCTCCGCTCCGCCTCGACGACCCGGGCCCGGCATGGCTCGCCCTGCGAACCCCGAGCGCCGACCCCACCCCCACCCCCACCCCCGCCCTCGCCCACCGCATCCGGGCCGCGAACGACAGACGTCTGGCCACCCTCTTCTCCGGCGCCCGGCTGCTGCTGACACCGACCGCCCCCACCCCACCGCACGGCCACGAAGGCCCCGGCGAGCGGTACTCCACCGCGCTCACCTGGGCGTTCAACCTGAGTGGGCATCCGGCGATCAGCATCCCGGCGGGGTTCGGGCCCGACGGATGTCCGGTCGGGCTGCAGGTGGTGGCGGCGCACGGGCGGGAGGGGGTGCTGCTGGACGTGGCGCGGGCGGCGGAGGCGTACGACCGAGGCGGCGGCTGA
- a CDS encoding DUF6668 family protein, translating into MRTDMHVQQGRPGPGPEIWIRGPVALPEEPPPPSPSAAAPRRFSWVGTHGGAGVSTLAAVYGGHDCGRNWPGPADPPSVLLVARTHAAGLAAALNALEIFRRGEAPHGLDLDAVVLVADAPGRLPRRLAEHVKVIESAIDVYRVPWVPAWRLGDLNGQPPREAEALARLTGRSR; encoded by the coding sequence ATGCGGACTGACATGCACGTGCAGCAGGGGCGGCCGGGGCCGGGGCCGGAGATCTGGATCCGCGGGCCCGTGGCCCTGCCGGAGGAACCGCCGCCGCCCTCCCCTTCCGCCGCCGCGCCCCGGCGCTTCTCCTGGGTCGGCACGCACGGTGGGGCGGGTGTCTCCACGCTCGCCGCGGTCTACGGCGGCCACGACTGCGGGCGTAACTGGCCCGGGCCCGCCGATCCGCCGTCGGTGCTGCTCGTCGCCCGTACGCATGCGGCCGGGCTGGCCGCCGCCCTGAACGCCCTTGAGATCTTCCGCCGCGGGGAGGCTCCGCACGGGCTCGACCTCGATGCCGTCGTCCTCGTCGCGGACGCGCCGGGGCGGCTTCCGCGGCGGCTCGCCGAGCACGTCAAGGTGATCGAATCGGCCATCGACGTGTACCGGGTGCCGTGGGTGCCTGCGTGGCGGCTCGGCGACCTGAACGGACAGCCACCTCGGGAGGCCGAGGCGCTGGCGCGACTGACGGGGCGCTCCCGCTGA